In one window of Osmia lignaria lignaria isolate PbOS001 chromosome 11, iyOsmLign1, whole genome shotgun sequence DNA:
- the RhoBTB gene encoding rho-related BTB domain containing isoform X2, with protein sequence MDNEQPHQELVKCVVVGDTAVGKTRLICARACNKHVSLSQLLTTHVPTVWAIDQYRIYKDVLERSWEVVDNVNVSLRLWDTFGDHEKDRRFAYGRSDVVLLCFSITNPVSLRNCKAMWYPEIRRFCPQTPVLLVGCKNDLRYMYRDETYLSYFRDRSPFVRATRKSDLVMPDQARAVARELGVCYYETSVFTYYGVNEVFENSIRAALIARRQQRFWMTNLKRVQRPLLQAPFCPPKPVPPEVCLAVSTYEENMRTLWTKPVHTDVTLIAGNCTFSAHRCLLAAASPAFHRLFSTELIQEQTPRSSSESSMVSTFGEATVGDFNEDTECLIRIDQSKPTKVWEQLKRRSSFQVLPTMDNQRKSNGATRELNHPAFQNIRVCLTENTNGMQQPTTVVTLSKLITPQAMQQCLQFIYTGSLDKRYHDLQEIRQAAEFLELPQLLMVLGSIQTREQFNSDLNNRYKQVVRQRLEDICLEHGLFADVVFELDDGSVPAHKAILTARCDVMKAMFSGDFRESSAKVIVFPGVREYTFHKLLCYLYTDEVPAISSARCLNLLELANRLCLQRLVNLVESRVIEDLERLSQNEGNEAVENCLRLLEPCKLHNADQLADWCMNHLCVNYNKLCKMSPRSVRLLHPENQEYLNEHRWPPVWYLKDYDYYQKCLAERDRENKPTLKRNRNQSGCLCFSGSSKTRREGSSNGSGTASSANNDPQAERPLFDSSIESGDQVV encoded by the exons ATGGACAATGAGCAGCCGCATCAGGAACTGGTCAAGTGCGTGGTCGTGGGCGACACCGCAGTTGGAAAGACCAGACTGATCTGCGCGAGAGCCTGCAACAAACACGTGTCTCTCTCGCAACTGTTGACGACTCACGTGCCCACCGTCTGGGCCATCGACCAGTATAGAATCTACAAGGAT GTCTTAGAACGATCCTGGGAGGTAGTCGACAACGTGAACGTTTCTCTTCGTCTCTGGGATACGTTTGGCGACCACGAGAAGGACCGACGTTTCGCATACGGAAG ATCAGACGTAGTGTTGCTATGTTTCTCCATAACGAATCCCGTTTCCCTGCGGAACTGCAAAGCGATGTGGTATCCGGAGATAAGAAGATTCTGCCCTCAGACACCGGTATTGCTGGTGGGATGCAAGAACGACCTGCGGTACATGTATCGAGACGAAACTTATCTCAGCTATTTTCGAGATCGCAGTCCATTCGTGAG GGCGACGAGGAAGAGCGATCTGGTGATGCCTGATCAGGCTCGCGCCGTAGCGCGTGAACTCGGTGTATGCTACTACGAGACCAGCGTCTTCACCTATTACGGGGTCAACGAAGTCTTCGAGAACTCGATCCGTGCTGCTCTGATCGCTCGTCGCCAACAACGATTCTGGATGACGAACCTGAAGAGGGTGCAGAGACCTTTGCTGCAG GCACCGTTCTGTCCACCGAAACCAGTCCCACCGGAAGTATGTCTCGCGGTAAGCACCTACGAGGAGAACATGAGGACATTGTGGACGAAGCCGGTTCACACCGACGTGACTTTGATAGCCGGTAATTGCACGTTCTCGGCTCATCGGTGTCTTCTAGCTGCCGCATCGCCGGCGTTCCATCGACTCTTCTCCACGGAATTGATCCAGGAACAGACACCCAGAAGTTCCAGCGAATCCAGCATG GTGAGTACATTTGGCGAAGCAACGGTGGGTGATTTCAACGAGGACACCGAGTGCCTGATACGTATCGATCAATCAAAACCCACAAA AGTTTGGGAACAACTGAAGCGTCGCTCGAGCTTCCAAGTACTGCCCACGATGGATAACCAGAGGAAATCAAACGGTGCGACCAGGGAACTCAATCATCCTGCCTTTCAGAACATCCGTGTGTGCCTG ACAGAGAATACGAACGGAATGCAACAACCAACTACCGTGGTGACGCTGTCCAAGTTAATCACGCCACAGGCAATGCAGCAATGCCTGCAGTTCATTTACACGGGCAGTTTGGATAAACGGTATCATGATCTACAA GAAATCAGGCAAGCAGCCGAATTCTTGGAGCTTCCGCAGTTACTGATGGTACTTGGAAGTATCCAGACAAGAGAACAGTTCAACAGTGACCTCAATAATCGGTACAAGCAGGTAGTGAGGCAGCGACTTGAAGATATTTGCCTGGAACACG GACTGTTCGCCGATGTGGTGTTCGAGTTGGACGATGGAAGCGTGCCAGCCCACAAGGCGATTCTTACTGCCCGATGCGACGTTATGAAGGCGATGTTCTCTGGCGATTTCCGCGAAAGTAGCGCAAAAGTG ATAGTGTTTCCTGGAGTACGCGAGTACACGTTCCACAAACTGCTCTGCTATCTGTACACGGACGAGGTGCCAGCAATTTCCTCTGCCAGATGCTTGAATCTACTTGAACTGGCGAATCGCCTCTGTTTGCAACGACTGGTTAACCTGGTCGAGAGCAGGGTAATCGAAGATCTCGAGAGGCTGTCGCAGAACGAGGGAAACGAGGCTGTGGAGAATTGCTTGAGGCTACTGGAGCCGTGCAAG TTACACAACGCTGATCAACTGGCAGATTGGTGCATGAACCATCTGTGCGTGAATTACAATAAACTGTGTAAGATGTCCCCCCGGAGTGTCCGTCTTCTTCATCCGGAGAACCAGGAGTATCTGAACGAGCATCGGTGGCCTCCAGTATG GTATTTAAAAGACTACGATTATTACCAAAAATGTTTGGCGGAACGGGACCGCGAGAACAAACCGACGTTGAAGAGGAATCGCAATCAGTCCGGATGTCTGTGCTTCTCTGGCTCTAGCAAGACGAGAAGAGAAGGTTCCAGCAACGGTAGCGGCACAGCATCGTCGGCGAACAACGATCCACAAGCTGAACGACCTCTGTTCGATTCATCCATAGAATCTGGTGACCAGGTTGTATGA
- the RhoBTB gene encoding rho-related BTB domain containing isoform X1 codes for MDNEQPHQELVKCVVVGDTAVGKTRLICARACNKHVSLSQLLTTHVPTVWAIDQYRIYKDVLERSWEVVDNVNVSLRLWDTFGDHEKDRRFAYGRSDVVLLCFSITNPVSLRNCKAMWYPEIRRFCPQTPVLLVGCKNDLRYMYRDETYLSYFRDRSPFVRATRKSDLVMPDQARAVARELGVCYYETSVFTYYGVNEVFENSIRAALIARRQQRFWMTNLKRVQRPLLQAPFCPPKPVPPEVCLAVSTYEENMRTLWTKPVHTDVTLIAGNCTFSAHRCLLAAASPAFHRLFSTELIQEQTPRSSSESSMVSTFGEATVGDFNEDTECLIRIDQSKPTKVWEQLKRRSSFQVLPTMDNQRKSNGATRELNHPAFQNIRVCLTENTNGMQQPTTVVTLSKLITPQAMQQCLQFIYTGSLDKRYHDLQTAPIGLLLEIRQAAEFLELPQLLMVLGSIQTREQFNSDLNNRYKQVVRQRLEDICLEHGLFADVVFELDDGSVPAHKAILTARCDVMKAMFSGDFRESSAKVIVFPGVREYTFHKLLCYLYTDEVPAISSARCLNLLELANRLCLQRLVNLVESRVIEDLERLSQNEGNEAVENCLRLLEPCKLHNADQLADWCMNHLCVNYNKLCKMSPRSVRLLHPENQEYLNEHRWPPVWYLKDYDYYQKCLAERDRENKPTLKRNRNQSGCLCFSGSSKTRREGSSNGSGTASSANNDPQAERPLFDSSIESGDQVV; via the exons ATGGACAATGAGCAGCCGCATCAGGAACTGGTCAAGTGCGTGGTCGTGGGCGACACCGCAGTTGGAAAGACCAGACTGATCTGCGCGAGAGCCTGCAACAAACACGTGTCTCTCTCGCAACTGTTGACGACTCACGTGCCCACCGTCTGGGCCATCGACCAGTATAGAATCTACAAGGAT GTCTTAGAACGATCCTGGGAGGTAGTCGACAACGTGAACGTTTCTCTTCGTCTCTGGGATACGTTTGGCGACCACGAGAAGGACCGACGTTTCGCATACGGAAG ATCAGACGTAGTGTTGCTATGTTTCTCCATAACGAATCCCGTTTCCCTGCGGAACTGCAAAGCGATGTGGTATCCGGAGATAAGAAGATTCTGCCCTCAGACACCGGTATTGCTGGTGGGATGCAAGAACGACCTGCGGTACATGTATCGAGACGAAACTTATCTCAGCTATTTTCGAGATCGCAGTCCATTCGTGAG GGCGACGAGGAAGAGCGATCTGGTGATGCCTGATCAGGCTCGCGCCGTAGCGCGTGAACTCGGTGTATGCTACTACGAGACCAGCGTCTTCACCTATTACGGGGTCAACGAAGTCTTCGAGAACTCGATCCGTGCTGCTCTGATCGCTCGTCGCCAACAACGATTCTGGATGACGAACCTGAAGAGGGTGCAGAGACCTTTGCTGCAG GCACCGTTCTGTCCACCGAAACCAGTCCCACCGGAAGTATGTCTCGCGGTAAGCACCTACGAGGAGAACATGAGGACATTGTGGACGAAGCCGGTTCACACCGACGTGACTTTGATAGCCGGTAATTGCACGTTCTCGGCTCATCGGTGTCTTCTAGCTGCCGCATCGCCGGCGTTCCATCGACTCTTCTCCACGGAATTGATCCAGGAACAGACACCCAGAAGTTCCAGCGAATCCAGCATG GTGAGTACATTTGGCGAAGCAACGGTGGGTGATTTCAACGAGGACACCGAGTGCCTGATACGTATCGATCAATCAAAACCCACAAA AGTTTGGGAACAACTGAAGCGTCGCTCGAGCTTCCAAGTACTGCCCACGATGGATAACCAGAGGAAATCAAACGGTGCGACCAGGGAACTCAATCATCCTGCCTTTCAGAACATCCGTGTGTGCCTG ACAGAGAATACGAACGGAATGCAACAACCAACTACCGTGGTGACGCTGTCCAAGTTAATCACGCCACAGGCAATGCAGCAATGCCTGCAGTTCATTTACACGGGCAGTTTGGATAAACGGTATCATGATCTACAA ACAGCTCCTATCGGGCTTCTACTG GAAATCAGGCAAGCAGCCGAATTCTTGGAGCTTCCGCAGTTACTGATGGTACTTGGAAGTATCCAGACAAGAGAACAGTTCAACAGTGACCTCAATAATCGGTACAAGCAGGTAGTGAGGCAGCGACTTGAAGATATTTGCCTGGAACACG GACTGTTCGCCGATGTGGTGTTCGAGTTGGACGATGGAAGCGTGCCAGCCCACAAGGCGATTCTTACTGCCCGATGCGACGTTATGAAGGCGATGTTCTCTGGCGATTTCCGCGAAAGTAGCGCAAAAGTG ATAGTGTTTCCTGGAGTACGCGAGTACACGTTCCACAAACTGCTCTGCTATCTGTACACGGACGAGGTGCCAGCAATTTCCTCTGCCAGATGCTTGAATCTACTTGAACTGGCGAATCGCCTCTGTTTGCAACGACTGGTTAACCTGGTCGAGAGCAGGGTAATCGAAGATCTCGAGAGGCTGTCGCAGAACGAGGGAAACGAGGCTGTGGAGAATTGCTTGAGGCTACTGGAGCCGTGCAAG TTACACAACGCTGATCAACTGGCAGATTGGTGCATGAACCATCTGTGCGTGAATTACAATAAACTGTGTAAGATGTCCCCCCGGAGTGTCCGTCTTCTTCATCCGGAGAACCAGGAGTATCTGAACGAGCATCGGTGGCCTCCAGTATG GTATTTAAAAGACTACGATTATTACCAAAAATGTTTGGCGGAACGGGACCGCGAGAACAAACCGACGTTGAAGAGGAATCGCAATCAGTCCGGATGTCTGTGCTTCTCTGGCTCTAGCAAGACGAGAAGAGAAGGTTCCAGCAACGGTAGCGGCACAGCATCGTCGGCGAACAACGATCCACAAGCTGAACGACCTCTGTTCGATTCATCCATAGAATCTGGTGACCAGGTTGTATGA